A window of the Euwallacea fornicatus isolate EFF26 chromosome 15, ASM4011564v1, whole genome shotgun sequence genome harbors these coding sequences:
- the LOC136343660 gene encoding uncharacterized protein isoform X2, with the protein MHPKSASLLLLLGWCTAMVKSGQNGYCYEKCMSERVRRDPQSNINIFLEYQKAEITVPTLPKVKTYGVDKFTNVKRLPGMNHYPHQPQRENIYWPRHSRAIIEGKYEVNLRESYIVDPVKGNKGCISKSLKKITSKVKCKPRPVIVELTPTSGKIVFNKVLTKRCSGFCSHGQECTAIHTQNTSVSVIVLTSEGMSQCATVMVPIHVRCKCQCRITEKDCNSQQKYNKQSCSCRCSNEGDKTDCINRKPAGKFSWNEKTCACECKKSEKPQCTTGTVWDENQCKCSKKSDNG; encoded by the exons ATGCATCCGAAATCGGCAAGTTTATTGCTCCTCTTGGGGTGGTGTACCGCGATGGTAAAAAGTGGGCAAAACGGGTATTGCTACGAAAAGTGCATGAGCGAGAGAGTGCGACGAGACCCTCAAAGTAATATCAATATATTTCTCGAATACCAAAAGGCGGAAATTACGGTACCGACACTCCCTAAAGTGAAAACGTACGGTGTGGACAAATTTACGAACGTGAAGAGATTACCAGGTATGAATCATTATCCTCATCAACCTCAaagggaaaatatttattggccGCGGCACTCACGAGCTATTATTGAGGGGAAATACG AAGTGAACCTTCGAGAATCTTACATAGTCGATCCCGTAAAAGGTAATAAGG GGTGTATATCCAAATCATTAAAGAAGATAACGTCGAAAGTCAAATGCAAACCTCGGCCTGTAATCGTGGAACTTACTCCCACGAGCGGCAAG ATCGTTTTTAACAAAGTCCTAACCAAAAGATGCTCCGGCTTTTGCTCGCACGGCCAAGAATGTACGGCAATCCATACCCAAAACACATCGGTCTCAGTTATAGTACTAACATCAGAAGGCATGTCCCAGTGTGCCACAGTGATGGTCCCTATCCACGTCAGATGCAAATGTCAGTGCAGGATAACCGAAAAGGACTGCAATTcccaacaaaaatataacaagCAAAGCTGTAGTTGTCGCTGCTCCAATGAG GGCGATAAAACTGACTGCATAAATAGGAAGCCTGCGGGGAAGTTTTCTTGGAACGAAAAGACTTGCGCCTGTGAATGTAAAAAGTCAGAGAAGCCACAATGCACTACTGGGACTGTTTGGGATGAGAACCAGTGCAA ATGTTCCAAGAAATCCGACAACGGCTGA
- the LOC136343660 gene encoding uncharacterized protein isoform X1, with the protein MHPKSASLLLLLGWCTAMVKSGQNGYCYEKCMSERVRRDPQSNINIFLEYQKAEITVPTLPKVKTYGVDKFTNVKRLPGMNHYPHQPQRENIYWPRHSRAIIEGKYEVNLRESYIVDPVKGNKEGCISKSLKKITSKVKCKPRPVIVELTPTSGKIVFNKVLTKRCSGFCSHGQECTAIHTQNTSVSVIVLTSEGMSQCATVMVPIHVRCKCQCRITEKDCNSQQKYNKQSCSCRCSNEGDKTDCINRKPAGKFSWNEKTCACECKKSEKPQCTTGTVWDENQCKCSKKSDNG; encoded by the exons ATGCATCCGAAATCGGCAAGTTTATTGCTCCTCTTGGGGTGGTGTACCGCGATGGTAAAAAGTGGGCAAAACGGGTATTGCTACGAAAAGTGCATGAGCGAGAGAGTGCGACGAGACCCTCAAAGTAATATCAATATATTTCTCGAATACCAAAAGGCGGAAATTACGGTACCGACACTCCCTAAAGTGAAAACGTACGGTGTGGACAAATTTACGAACGTGAAGAGATTACCAGGTATGAATCATTATCCTCATCAACCTCAaagggaaaatatttattggccGCGGCACTCACGAGCTATTATTGAGGGGAAATACG AAGTGAACCTTCGAGAATCTTACATAGTCGATCCCGTAAAAGGTAATAAGG AAGGGTGTATATCCAAATCATTAAAGAAGATAACGTCGAAAGTCAAATGCAAACCTCGGCCTGTAATCGTGGAACTTACTCCCACGAGCGGCAAG ATCGTTTTTAACAAAGTCCTAACCAAAAGATGCTCCGGCTTTTGCTCGCACGGCCAAGAATGTACGGCAATCCATACCCAAAACACATCGGTCTCAGTTATAGTACTAACATCAGAAGGCATGTCCCAGTGTGCCACAGTGATGGTCCCTATCCACGTCAGATGCAAATGTCAGTGCAGGATAACCGAAAAGGACTGCAATTcccaacaaaaatataacaagCAAAGCTGTAGTTGTCGCTGCTCCAATGAG GGCGATAAAACTGACTGCATAAATAGGAAGCCTGCGGGGAAGTTTTCTTGGAACGAAAAGACTTGCGCCTGTGAATGTAAAAAGTCAGAGAAGCCACAATGCACTACTGGGACTGTTTGGGATGAGAACCAGTGCAA ATGTTCCAAGAAATCCGACAACGGCTGA
- the LOC136343660 gene encoding uncharacterized protein isoform X3, with product MHPKSASLLLLLGWCTAMVKSGQNGYCYEKCMSERVRRDPQSNINIFLEYQKAEITVPTLPKVKTYGVDKFTNVKRLPGMNHYPHQPQRENIYWPRHSRAIIEGKYEVNLRESYIVDPVKEGCISKSLKKITSKVKCKPRPVIVELTPTSGKIVFNKVLTKRCSGFCSHGQECTAIHTQNTSVSVIVLTSEGMSQCATVMVPIHVRCKCQCRITEKDCNSQQKYNKQSCSCRCSNEGDKTDCINRKPAGKFSWNEKTCACECKKSEKPQCTTGTVWDENQCKCSKKSDNG from the exons ATGCATCCGAAATCGGCAAGTTTATTGCTCCTCTTGGGGTGGTGTACCGCGATGGTAAAAAGTGGGCAAAACGGGTATTGCTACGAAAAGTGCATGAGCGAGAGAGTGCGACGAGACCCTCAAAGTAATATCAATATATTTCTCGAATACCAAAAGGCGGAAATTACGGTACCGACACTCCCTAAAGTGAAAACGTACGGTGTGGACAAATTTACGAACGTGAAGAGATTACCAGGTATGAATCATTATCCTCATCAACCTCAaagggaaaatatttattggccGCGGCACTCACGAGCTATTATTGAGGGGAAATACG AAGTGAACCTTCGAGAATCTTACATAGTCGATCCCGTAAAAG AAGGGTGTATATCCAAATCATTAAAGAAGATAACGTCGAAAGTCAAATGCAAACCTCGGCCTGTAATCGTGGAACTTACTCCCACGAGCGGCAAG ATCGTTTTTAACAAAGTCCTAACCAAAAGATGCTCCGGCTTTTGCTCGCACGGCCAAGAATGTACGGCAATCCATACCCAAAACACATCGGTCTCAGTTATAGTACTAACATCAGAAGGCATGTCCCAGTGTGCCACAGTGATGGTCCCTATCCACGTCAGATGCAAATGTCAGTGCAGGATAACCGAAAAGGACTGCAATTcccaacaaaaatataacaagCAAAGCTGTAGTTGTCGCTGCTCCAATGAG GGCGATAAAACTGACTGCATAAATAGGAAGCCTGCGGGGAAGTTTTCTTGGAACGAAAAGACTTGCGCCTGTGAATGTAAAAAGTCAGAGAAGCCACAATGCACTACTGGGACTGTTTGGGATGAGAACCAGTGCAA ATGTTCCAAGAAATCCGACAACGGCTGA
- the LOC136343660 gene encoding uncharacterized protein isoform X4: protein MHPKSASLLLLLGWCTAMVKSGQNGYCYEKCMSERVRRDPQSNINIFLEYQKAEITVPTLPKVKTYGVDKFTNVKRLPGMNHYPHQPQRENIYWPRHSRAIIEGKYEVNLRESYIVDPVKGCISKSLKKITSKVKCKPRPVIVELTPTSGKIVFNKVLTKRCSGFCSHGQECTAIHTQNTSVSVIVLTSEGMSQCATVMVPIHVRCKCQCRITEKDCNSQQKYNKQSCSCRCSNEGDKTDCINRKPAGKFSWNEKTCACECKKSEKPQCTTGTVWDENQCKCSKKSDNG from the exons ATGCATCCGAAATCGGCAAGTTTATTGCTCCTCTTGGGGTGGTGTACCGCGATGGTAAAAAGTGGGCAAAACGGGTATTGCTACGAAAAGTGCATGAGCGAGAGAGTGCGACGAGACCCTCAAAGTAATATCAATATATTTCTCGAATACCAAAAGGCGGAAATTACGGTACCGACACTCCCTAAAGTGAAAACGTACGGTGTGGACAAATTTACGAACGTGAAGAGATTACCAGGTATGAATCATTATCCTCATCAACCTCAaagggaaaatatttattggccGCGGCACTCACGAGCTATTATTGAGGGGAAATACG AAGTGAACCTTCGAGAATCTTACATAGTCGATCCCGTAAAAG GGTGTATATCCAAATCATTAAAGAAGATAACGTCGAAAGTCAAATGCAAACCTCGGCCTGTAATCGTGGAACTTACTCCCACGAGCGGCAAG ATCGTTTTTAACAAAGTCCTAACCAAAAGATGCTCCGGCTTTTGCTCGCACGGCCAAGAATGTACGGCAATCCATACCCAAAACACATCGGTCTCAGTTATAGTACTAACATCAGAAGGCATGTCCCAGTGTGCCACAGTGATGGTCCCTATCCACGTCAGATGCAAATGTCAGTGCAGGATAACCGAAAAGGACTGCAATTcccaacaaaaatataacaagCAAAGCTGTAGTTGTCGCTGCTCCAATGAG GGCGATAAAACTGACTGCATAAATAGGAAGCCTGCGGGGAAGTTTTCTTGGAACGAAAAGACTTGCGCCTGTGAATGTAAAAAGTCAGAGAAGCCACAATGCACTACTGGGACTGTTTGGGATGAGAACCAGTGCAA ATGTTCCAAGAAATCCGACAACGGCTGA
- the LOC136343660 gene encoding uncharacterized protein isoform X5 — MHPKSASLLLLLGWCTAMVKSGQNGYCYEKCMSERVRRDPQSNINIFLEYQKAEITVPTLPKVKTYGVDKFTNVKRLPEVNLRESYIVDPVKGNKEGCISKSLKKITSKVKCKPRPVIVELTPTSGKIVFNKVLTKRCSGFCSHGQECTAIHTQNTSVSVIVLTSEGMSQCATVMVPIHVRCKCQCRITEKDCNSQQKYNKQSCSCRCSNEGDKTDCINRKPAGKFSWNEKTCACECKKSEKPQCTTGTVWDENQCKCSKKSDNG; from the exons ATGCATCCGAAATCGGCAAGTTTATTGCTCCTCTTGGGGTGGTGTACCGCGATGGTAAAAAGTGGGCAAAACGGGTATTGCTACGAAAAGTGCATGAGCGAGAGAGTGCGACGAGACCCTCAAAGTAATATCAATATATTTCTCGAATACCAAAAGGCGGAAATTACGGTACCGACACTCCCTAAAGTGAAAACGTACGGTGTGGACAAATTTACGAACGTGAAGAGATTACCAG AAGTGAACCTTCGAGAATCTTACATAGTCGATCCCGTAAAAGGTAATAAGG AAGGGTGTATATCCAAATCATTAAAGAAGATAACGTCGAAAGTCAAATGCAAACCTCGGCCTGTAATCGTGGAACTTACTCCCACGAGCGGCAAG ATCGTTTTTAACAAAGTCCTAACCAAAAGATGCTCCGGCTTTTGCTCGCACGGCCAAGAATGTACGGCAATCCATACCCAAAACACATCGGTCTCAGTTATAGTACTAACATCAGAAGGCATGTCCCAGTGTGCCACAGTGATGGTCCCTATCCACGTCAGATGCAAATGTCAGTGCAGGATAACCGAAAAGGACTGCAATTcccaacaaaaatataacaagCAAAGCTGTAGTTGTCGCTGCTCCAATGAG GGCGATAAAACTGACTGCATAAATAGGAAGCCTGCGGGGAAGTTTTCTTGGAACGAAAAGACTTGCGCCTGTGAATGTAAAAAGTCAGAGAAGCCACAATGCACTACTGGGACTGTTTGGGATGAGAACCAGTGCAA ATGTTCCAAGAAATCCGACAACGGCTGA
- the LOC136343660 gene encoding uncharacterized protein isoform X6, with protein sequence MHPKSASLLLLLGWCTAMVKSGQNGYCYEKCMSERVRRDPQSNINIFLEYQKAEITVPTLPKVKTYGVDKFTNVKRLPEVNLRESYIVDPVKGNKGCISKSLKKITSKVKCKPRPVIVELTPTSGKIVFNKVLTKRCSGFCSHGQECTAIHTQNTSVSVIVLTSEGMSQCATVMVPIHVRCKCQCRITEKDCNSQQKYNKQSCSCRCSNEGDKTDCINRKPAGKFSWNEKTCACECKKSEKPQCTTGTVWDENQCKCSKKSDNG encoded by the exons ATGCATCCGAAATCGGCAAGTTTATTGCTCCTCTTGGGGTGGTGTACCGCGATGGTAAAAAGTGGGCAAAACGGGTATTGCTACGAAAAGTGCATGAGCGAGAGAGTGCGACGAGACCCTCAAAGTAATATCAATATATTTCTCGAATACCAAAAGGCGGAAATTACGGTACCGACACTCCCTAAAGTGAAAACGTACGGTGTGGACAAATTTACGAACGTGAAGAGATTACCAG AAGTGAACCTTCGAGAATCTTACATAGTCGATCCCGTAAAAGGTAATAAGG GGTGTATATCCAAATCATTAAAGAAGATAACGTCGAAAGTCAAATGCAAACCTCGGCCTGTAATCGTGGAACTTACTCCCACGAGCGGCAAG ATCGTTTTTAACAAAGTCCTAACCAAAAGATGCTCCGGCTTTTGCTCGCACGGCCAAGAATGTACGGCAATCCATACCCAAAACACATCGGTCTCAGTTATAGTACTAACATCAGAAGGCATGTCCCAGTGTGCCACAGTGATGGTCCCTATCCACGTCAGATGCAAATGTCAGTGCAGGATAACCGAAAAGGACTGCAATTcccaacaaaaatataacaagCAAAGCTGTAGTTGTCGCTGCTCCAATGAG GGCGATAAAACTGACTGCATAAATAGGAAGCCTGCGGGGAAGTTTTCTTGGAACGAAAAGACTTGCGCCTGTGAATGTAAAAAGTCAGAGAAGCCACAATGCACTACTGGGACTGTTTGGGATGAGAACCAGTGCAA ATGTTCCAAGAAATCCGACAACGGCTGA
- the LOC136343660 gene encoding uncharacterized protein isoform X7: MHPKSASLLLLLGWCTAMVKSGQNGYCYEKCMSERVRRDPQSNINIFLEYQKAEITVPTLPKVKTYGVDKFTNVKRLPEVNLRESYIVDPVKEGCISKSLKKITSKVKCKPRPVIVELTPTSGKIVFNKVLTKRCSGFCSHGQECTAIHTQNTSVSVIVLTSEGMSQCATVMVPIHVRCKCQCRITEKDCNSQQKYNKQSCSCRCSNEGDKTDCINRKPAGKFSWNEKTCACECKKSEKPQCTTGTVWDENQCKCSKKSDNG, translated from the exons ATGCATCCGAAATCGGCAAGTTTATTGCTCCTCTTGGGGTGGTGTACCGCGATGGTAAAAAGTGGGCAAAACGGGTATTGCTACGAAAAGTGCATGAGCGAGAGAGTGCGACGAGACCCTCAAAGTAATATCAATATATTTCTCGAATACCAAAAGGCGGAAATTACGGTACCGACACTCCCTAAAGTGAAAACGTACGGTGTGGACAAATTTACGAACGTGAAGAGATTACCAG AAGTGAACCTTCGAGAATCTTACATAGTCGATCCCGTAAAAG AAGGGTGTATATCCAAATCATTAAAGAAGATAACGTCGAAAGTCAAATGCAAACCTCGGCCTGTAATCGTGGAACTTACTCCCACGAGCGGCAAG ATCGTTTTTAACAAAGTCCTAACCAAAAGATGCTCCGGCTTTTGCTCGCACGGCCAAGAATGTACGGCAATCCATACCCAAAACACATCGGTCTCAGTTATAGTACTAACATCAGAAGGCATGTCCCAGTGTGCCACAGTGATGGTCCCTATCCACGTCAGATGCAAATGTCAGTGCAGGATAACCGAAAAGGACTGCAATTcccaacaaaaatataacaagCAAAGCTGTAGTTGTCGCTGCTCCAATGAG GGCGATAAAACTGACTGCATAAATAGGAAGCCTGCGGGGAAGTTTTCTTGGAACGAAAAGACTTGCGCCTGTGAATGTAAAAAGTCAGAGAAGCCACAATGCACTACTGGGACTGTTTGGGATGAGAACCAGTGCAA ATGTTCCAAGAAATCCGACAACGGCTGA
- the LOC136343660 gene encoding uncharacterized protein isoform X8 yields the protein MHPKSASLLLLLGWCTAMVKSGQNGYCYEKCMSERVRRDPQSNINIFLEYQKAEITVPTLPKVKTYGVDKFTNVKRLPEVNLRESYIVDPVKGCISKSLKKITSKVKCKPRPVIVELTPTSGKIVFNKVLTKRCSGFCSHGQECTAIHTQNTSVSVIVLTSEGMSQCATVMVPIHVRCKCQCRITEKDCNSQQKYNKQSCSCRCSNEGDKTDCINRKPAGKFSWNEKTCACECKKSEKPQCTTGTVWDENQCKCSKKSDNG from the exons ATGCATCCGAAATCGGCAAGTTTATTGCTCCTCTTGGGGTGGTGTACCGCGATGGTAAAAAGTGGGCAAAACGGGTATTGCTACGAAAAGTGCATGAGCGAGAGAGTGCGACGAGACCCTCAAAGTAATATCAATATATTTCTCGAATACCAAAAGGCGGAAATTACGGTACCGACACTCCCTAAAGTGAAAACGTACGGTGTGGACAAATTTACGAACGTGAAGAGATTACCAG AAGTGAACCTTCGAGAATCTTACATAGTCGATCCCGTAAAAG GGTGTATATCCAAATCATTAAAGAAGATAACGTCGAAAGTCAAATGCAAACCTCGGCCTGTAATCGTGGAACTTACTCCCACGAGCGGCAAG ATCGTTTTTAACAAAGTCCTAACCAAAAGATGCTCCGGCTTTTGCTCGCACGGCCAAGAATGTACGGCAATCCATACCCAAAACACATCGGTCTCAGTTATAGTACTAACATCAGAAGGCATGTCCCAGTGTGCCACAGTGATGGTCCCTATCCACGTCAGATGCAAATGTCAGTGCAGGATAACCGAAAAGGACTGCAATTcccaacaaaaatataacaagCAAAGCTGTAGTTGTCGCTGCTCCAATGAG GGCGATAAAACTGACTGCATAAATAGGAAGCCTGCGGGGAAGTTTTCTTGGAACGAAAAGACTTGCGCCTGTGAATGTAAAAAGTCAGAGAAGCCACAATGCACTACTGGGACTGTTTGGGATGAGAACCAGTGCAA ATGTTCCAAGAAATCCGACAACGGCTGA